A segment of the Bordetella flabilis genome:
CCCTTTACTCCATTCCTGCTCGATGCTGCCCTTCTCCGACCTCGCGATGTTTGCCCTGGGCGCCGCTACGGTCCTGGCCGTGCCGGGCCCCACGAACACCTTGCTGGCCGCGGCGGGATTGCGGCAGGGACTCCGGCGATCCCTGAAGTTGACGGGCGCGGAAGCGGGCGGGTACCTGGTCTCCGTCACGCTGTGGGGGCGGTTCCTCGCCCAGGTCACACAGACGCTGCCCTGGCTGCCCCTGGTGGTCCGCATGGCATGTGGGCTCTATATCGCGTGGCTGGCCGTGCGCATGTGGCAGGTGGCGTCCGCGCTGGACACGCGGACGCCTGCCTCGTTCGGCATGCGCGGCCTGTTCGTGGCGAC
Coding sequences within it:
- a CDS encoding LysE family translocator, with product MLPFSDLAMFALGAATVLAVPGPTNTLLAAAGLRQGLRRSLKLTGAEAGGYLVSVTLWGRFLAQVTQTLPWLPLVVRMACGLYIAWLAVRMWQVASALDTRTPASFGMRGLFVATLLNPKAILFGGTIFPAAAFTSLYVYLQAMVTFVVVLVPIGSLWIAFGAQVAADRTGWLKPVHVQRCASVALGAFSLSLAWTVFR